The following proteins are co-located in the Solanum pennellii chromosome 1, SPENNV200 genome:
- the LOC107019563 gene encoding gibberellin receptor GID1C-like, whose product MARNNEAVANESKSESKRVVPLNTWILISNFKLSYNLLRRPDGTFNRHLAEFLDRKVPANANPVDGVFSFDVVIDREIGLLSRVYRPSFEDGASPNMIELEKPVTADVVPVIIFFHGGSFAHSSFNSAIYDTLCRRLVGICKAVVVSVNYRRAPENRYPCAYNDGWTVLEWVNSREWLRSKKDSKVHIYLAGDSSGGNIVHNVAFRAVESNIEVLGNILLNPMFGGQERTESEKRLDGKYFVTLQDRDWYWRAYLPEDSDRDHPACNPFGPNGINLKGVKFPKNLVVVAGLDLVQDWQLAYADGLKKAGQEVNLIYLEKATIGFYLLPNNEHFYTVMDEISSFVSSDS is encoded by the exons ATGGCAAGAAATAATGAAGCTGTTGCGAATGAATCCAAGAGTGAATCTAAG AGAGTGGTTCCGCTCAATACATGGATCCTAATTTCAAACTTCAAGTTGTCTTACAATCTTCTCCGTCGCCCTGACGGGACTTTCAATCGTCACTTGGCAGAGTTCCTTGACCGCAAGGTTCCAGCGAATGCAAATCCAGTTGATGGAGTTTTCTCTTTTGATGTTGTCATTGATCGTGAAATAGGCCTACTTAGCCGTGTCTATCGGCCTTCTTTTGAGGATGGAGCTTCACCGAATATGATTGAACTTGAAAAGCCTGTGACTGCTGATGTTGTACCTGTCATAATTTTCTTCCATGGTGGAAGTTTTGCACACTCTTCTTTCAATAGTGCTATCTATGACACACTTTGTCGCCGCCTTGTTGGCATTTGCAAGGCAGTTGTTGTGTCAGTTAATTACAGGCGAGCGCCTGAAAATCGTTATCCTTGTGCTTATAATGATGGATGGACAGTTCTTGAGTGGGTTAACTCAAGGGAATGGTTGCGGAGCAAAAAGGACTCGAAGGTTCACATATACTTAGCTGGAGATAGCTCTGGTGGTAATATTGTTCATAATGTGGCTTTCAGGGCAGTAGAATCCAACATAGAAGTGTTGGGAAATATACTGCTGAACCCTATGTTTGGTGGACAAGAGAGAACAGAATCAGAGAAGCGATTGGATGGCAAATATTTTGTCACACTTCAAGACCGAGACTGGTATTGGAGAGCTTATCTTCCTGAAGATTCAGACAGGGACCATCCTGCATGCAACCCGTTTGGTCCAAATGGTATAAACCTCAAAGGAGTCAAGTTCCCAAAGAATCTTGTTGTTGTCGCAGGCTTGGACCTTGTTCAGGATTGGCAGTTGGCCTATGCTGACGGGCTTAAGAAGGCTGGACAAGAGGTTAACCTTATATATTTGGAGAAGGCAACAATAGGGTTCTACCTGTTGCCAAATAATGAACACTTCTACACTGTCATGGATGAGATAAGTAGCTTTGTGAGTTCTGACTCTTAG
- the LOC107027649 gene encoding histidine-containing phosphotransfer protein 1-like: MEQIQRKLAEYTASLYNEKILDEQFIQLQQLQDESNPDFVVEVVSLFFEDSERLLNELAKALNQSNVDFKKLDAHVHQLKGSSSSIGAQRVQRVCISFRNYCDERNVEGCLKCLQQVKIEYTLVKNKLETLFKLEKQFVDAGGSFPVV; the protein is encoded by the exons ATGGAACAAATCCAAAGAAAACTAGCTGAGTACACTGCTTCCTTGTACAATGAG AAAATTCTGGATGAACAGTTTATACAACTTCAGCAACTGCAAGATGAGAGCAATCCAGATTTTGTGGTGGAAGTTGTATCCCTTTTCTTTGAAGATTCTGAAAGGCTTCTTAATGAACTTGCAAAAGCTCT CAATCAGTCTAATGTAGACTTCAAGAAACTGGATGCTCATGTTCATCAGCTGAAAGGTAGCAGCTCTAG CATTGGGGCACAAAGAGTTCAAAGAGTGTGCATTTCCTTCCGTAATTATTGTGATGAACGCAATGTTGAAGG GTGCTTAAAATGTTTGCaacaagtgaaaattgagtacACCCTTGTCAAGAACAAGCTTGAAACTTTATTTAAG CTGGAGAAACAATTCGTGGATGCCGGAGGATCATTTCCAGTGGTGTga
- the LOC107012101 gene encoding lysM domain receptor-like kinase 3 isoform X4, with protein MKYFNCNQLQNYNLFFFFQSSTRMILLRRRSITILVLIYLFSNCTTCYSTSCINGCDLALASFFIWPESNLPLINQLFDNISYSDILDWNTQITSTFILTESRVNVPFRCDCLNNGEFLGHVFSYNVSANETYDLIATRRYSSLTNKELLMRDNSYPDKIIPDHVTLKVTVNCSCGNKHVSKDYGLFITYPMRPGENLSYIALVTNTSSKLIEMYNPMVNFSAGSGLLYIPGRDKLGNYPPISTRKGSSGKTIAALAVASLAGVLLLVGIIYVGIYRRKEQKVAANIPASSGQCYPPSPGLSGIHVDKSVEFSYQELAESTDNFSISNKIGEGGFGAVYYAELRGKKAAIKRMNREGRTEFLAELKILTRVHHLNLVSLIGYCVERSLFLVYEFIENGNLSQHLRGRDVLTWSTRVQIAMDSARGLEYIHEHTVPFYIHRDVKSANILINKNFHAKIGDFGLSKLVESGNPTLHTRFMGTFGYMPPEYGHSGVISRKVDVYAFGVVLYELISSKDAIVKEDGVDEARSLVALFDEAHSHPNQIEAISRLIDPKLRDDYPLDSVYKMAQLAKSCTEKNPEMRPTMKSVVVALMTLSSSHA; from the exons ATGAAGTACTTCAACTGCAATCAGTTGCAAAACtacaaccttttttttttctttcaatcttCAACAAGAATGATACTCCTAAGAAGAAGATCAATAACAATCCTAGTCCTGATTTACTTGTTCTCAAATTGCACAACATGTTACTCCACTAGTTGCATAAATGGCTGTGATTTAGCTTTAGCTTCCTTCTTCATCTGGCCCGAATCGAATCTCCCTTTAATAAACCAACTATTTGACAATATCTCATACAGTGATATCCTTGACTGGAATACTCAAATCACAAGCACGTTTATCCTAACCGAATCCAGAGTTAACGTTCCCTTTCGTTGTGATTGCCTTAATAATGGTGAGTTTCTGGGCCATGTATTTTCGTATAATGTTAGTGCCAATGAGACTTATGATCTCATTGCAACAAGGCGCTATTCAAGTTTGACGAATAAGGAGTTGTTGATGAGGGATAATAGCTATCCGGATAAAATTATACCGGATCATGTGACCTTGAAAGTGACTGTGAATTGCTCCTGTGGGAATAAACATGTGTCAAAGGATTATGGATTGTTTATCACGTATCCGATGAGGCCAGGGGAAAATTTGAGCTATATCGCGTTGGTGACTAATACTAGCTCCAAGCTGATAGAAATGTACAATCCAATGGTGAATTTCAGTGCTGGCAGCGGATTGTTGTACATTCCAGGCAGAG ATAAACTGGGGAATTATCCACCTATATCAACCAG AAAAG GTTCATCAGGTAAAACAATAGCTGCATTAGCAGTGGCTTCACTAGCTGGAGTTTTGTTATTGGTAGGCATCATTTATGTGGGAATTTATAGAAGAAAGGAACAAAAGGTTGCAGCAAACATCCCAGCATCTTCTGGTCAATGCTATCCACCTAGTCCTG GCCTTTCAGGCATACATGTGGACAAATCAGTAGAGTTTTCATATCAAGAACTTGCTGAATCGACTGATAACTTTAGCATTTCAAATAAGATTGGAGAAGGTGGCTTTGGGGCCGTCTATTATGCTGAGCTGCGAGGAAAG AAAGCAGCAATTAAGCGAATGAATAGGGAAGGAAGAACAGAATTTCTCGCTGAACTGAAAATTTTGACGCGTGTTCATCACCTGAACCTG GTTTCCTTGATAGGGTATTGTGTTGAGAGGTCCCTCTTCCTTGTATACGAATTCATTGAGAACGGTAATCTAAGCCAACATCTTCGTG GGAGAGACGTATTGACATGGTCAACACGGGTGCAAATTGCAATGGATTCAGCCAGAGGTCTTGAGTATATACACGAGCACACCGTCCCTTTTTACATCCATCGTGATGTTAAATCAGCAAATATTCTGATAAACAAGAACTTTCATGCAAAG ATTGGAGATTTTGGCTTATCAAAACTTGTTGAAAGTGGAAATCCAACTTTGCATACGCGTTTTATGGGTACATTTGGATACATGCCACCAGA GTATGGTCATTCAGGAGTTATCTCTCGTAAAGTAGATGTCTACGCTTTTGGTGTTGTCCTCTATGAGTTGATTTCATCCAAGGATGCGATAGTCAAGGAAGATGGTGTTGATGAAGCAAGAAGCCTTGTTGCTTTG TTTGATGAAGCTCATAGTCATCCAAATCAAATTGAAGCCATTTCCAGATTGATAGACCCTAAACTCCGCGATGACTACCCCCTCGATTCAGTCTACAAG ATGGCACAGCTTGCTAAATCTTGTACAGAGAAAAATCCTGAAATGAGACCTACTATGAAATCAGTAGTGGTTGCTCTTATGACACTTTCATCGTCACATGCCTGA
- the LOC107012101 gene encoding lysM domain receptor-like kinase 3 isoform X2, whose protein sequence is MKYFNCNQLQNYNLFFFFQSSTRMILLRRRSITILVLIYLFSNCTTCYSTSCINGCDLALASFFIWPESNLPLINQLFDNISYSDILDWNTQITSTFILTESRVNVPFRCDCLNNGEFLGHVFSYNVSANETYDLIATRRYSSLTNKELLMRDNSYPDKIIPDHVTLKVTVNCSCGNKHVSKDYGLFITYPMRPGENLSYIALVTNTSSKLIEMYNPMVNFSAGSGLLYIPGRDKLGNYPPISTRKGSSGKTIAALAVASLAGVLLLVGIIYVGIYRRKEQKVAANIPASSGQCYPPSPGLSGIHVDKSVEFSYQELAESTDNFSISNKIGEGGFGAVYYAELRGKKAAIKRMNREGRTEFLAELKILTRVHHLNLILQVFTKSLRTSSAFSIPMPGIVDWLEGNVKRVLLSLKVSLIGYCVERSLFLVYEFIENGNLSQHLRGRDVLTWSTRVQIAMDSARGLEYIHEHTVPFYIHRDVKSANILINKNFHAKIGDFGLSKLVESGNPTLHTRFMGTFGYMPPE, encoded by the exons ATGAAGTACTTCAACTGCAATCAGTTGCAAAACtacaaccttttttttttctttcaatcttCAACAAGAATGATACTCCTAAGAAGAAGATCAATAACAATCCTAGTCCTGATTTACTTGTTCTCAAATTGCACAACATGTTACTCCACTAGTTGCATAAATGGCTGTGATTTAGCTTTAGCTTCCTTCTTCATCTGGCCCGAATCGAATCTCCCTTTAATAAACCAACTATTTGACAATATCTCATACAGTGATATCCTTGACTGGAATACTCAAATCACAAGCACGTTTATCCTAACCGAATCCAGAGTTAACGTTCCCTTTCGTTGTGATTGCCTTAATAATGGTGAGTTTCTGGGCCATGTATTTTCGTATAATGTTAGTGCCAATGAGACTTATGATCTCATTGCAACAAGGCGCTATTCAAGTTTGACGAATAAGGAGTTGTTGATGAGGGATAATAGCTATCCGGATAAAATTATACCGGATCATGTGACCTTGAAAGTGACTGTGAATTGCTCCTGTGGGAATAAACATGTGTCAAAGGATTATGGATTGTTTATCACGTATCCGATGAGGCCAGGGGAAAATTTGAGCTATATCGCGTTGGTGACTAATACTAGCTCCAAGCTGATAGAAATGTACAATCCAATGGTGAATTTCAGTGCTGGCAGCGGATTGTTGTACATTCCAGGCAGAG ATAAACTGGGGAATTATCCACCTATATCAACCAG AAAAG GTTCATCAGGTAAAACAATAGCTGCATTAGCAGTGGCTTCACTAGCTGGAGTTTTGTTATTGGTAGGCATCATTTATGTGGGAATTTATAGAAGAAAGGAACAAAAGGTTGCAGCAAACATCCCAGCATCTTCTGGTCAATGCTATCCACCTAGTCCTG GCCTTTCAGGCATACATGTGGACAAATCAGTAGAGTTTTCATATCAAGAACTTGCTGAATCGACTGATAACTTTAGCATTTCAAATAAGATTGGAGAAGGTGGCTTTGGGGCCGTCTATTATGCTGAGCTGCGAGGAAAG AAAGCAGCAATTAAGCGAATGAATAGGGAAGGAAGAACAGAATTTCTCGCTGAACTGAAAATTTTGACGCGTGTTCATCACCTGAACCTG ATCTTGCAAGTTTTTACAAAATCTCTTAGGACTTCATCAGCATTTAGCATTCCCATGCCTGGAATAGTTGATTGGTTAGAAGGAAATGTAAAGAGAGTGCTTCTCTCACTCAAA GTTTCCTTGATAGGGTATTGTGTTGAGAGGTCCCTCTTCCTTGTATACGAATTCATTGAGAACGGTAATCTAAGCCAACATCTTCGTG GGAGAGACGTATTGACATGGTCAACACGGGTGCAAATTGCAATGGATTCAGCCAGAGGTCTTGAGTATATACACGAGCACACCGTCCCTTTTTACATCCATCGTGATGTTAAATCAGCAAATATTCTGATAAACAAGAACTTTCATGCAAAG ATTGGAGATTTTGGCTTATCAAAACTTGTTGAAAGTGGAAATCCAACTTTGCATACGCGTTTTATGGGTACATTTGGATACATGCCACCAGAGTAA
- the LOC107012101 gene encoding lysM domain receptor-like kinase 3 isoform X1 produces the protein MKYFNCNQLQNYNLFFFFQSSTRMILLRRRSITILVLIYLFSNCTTCYSTSCINGCDLALASFFIWPESNLPLINQLFDNISYSDILDWNTQITSTFILTESRVNVPFRCDCLNNGEFLGHVFSYNVSANETYDLIATRRYSSLTNKELLMRDNSYPDKIIPDHVTLKVTVNCSCGNKHVSKDYGLFITYPMRPGENLSYIALVTNTSSKLIEMYNPMVNFSAGSGLLYIPGRDKLGNYPPISTRKGSSGKTIAALAVASLAGVLLLVGIIYVGIYRRKEQKVAANIPASSGQCYPPSPAGLSGIHVDKSVEFSYQELAESTDNFSISNKIGEGGFGAVYYAELRGKKAAIKRMNREGRTEFLAELKILTRVHHLNLILQVFTKSLRTSSAFSIPMPGIVDWLEGNVKRVLLSLKVSLIGYCVERSLFLVYEFIENGNLSQHLRGRDVLTWSTRVQIAMDSARGLEYIHEHTVPFYIHRDVKSANILINKNFHAKIGDFGLSKLVESGNPTLHTRFMGTFGYMPPE, from the exons ATGAAGTACTTCAACTGCAATCAGTTGCAAAACtacaaccttttttttttctttcaatcttCAACAAGAATGATACTCCTAAGAAGAAGATCAATAACAATCCTAGTCCTGATTTACTTGTTCTCAAATTGCACAACATGTTACTCCACTAGTTGCATAAATGGCTGTGATTTAGCTTTAGCTTCCTTCTTCATCTGGCCCGAATCGAATCTCCCTTTAATAAACCAACTATTTGACAATATCTCATACAGTGATATCCTTGACTGGAATACTCAAATCACAAGCACGTTTATCCTAACCGAATCCAGAGTTAACGTTCCCTTTCGTTGTGATTGCCTTAATAATGGTGAGTTTCTGGGCCATGTATTTTCGTATAATGTTAGTGCCAATGAGACTTATGATCTCATTGCAACAAGGCGCTATTCAAGTTTGACGAATAAGGAGTTGTTGATGAGGGATAATAGCTATCCGGATAAAATTATACCGGATCATGTGACCTTGAAAGTGACTGTGAATTGCTCCTGTGGGAATAAACATGTGTCAAAGGATTATGGATTGTTTATCACGTATCCGATGAGGCCAGGGGAAAATTTGAGCTATATCGCGTTGGTGACTAATACTAGCTCCAAGCTGATAGAAATGTACAATCCAATGGTGAATTTCAGTGCTGGCAGCGGATTGTTGTACATTCCAGGCAGAG ATAAACTGGGGAATTATCCACCTATATCAACCAG AAAAG GTTCATCAGGTAAAACAATAGCTGCATTAGCAGTGGCTTCACTAGCTGGAGTTTTGTTATTGGTAGGCATCATTTATGTGGGAATTTATAGAAGAAAGGAACAAAAGGTTGCAGCAAACATCCCAGCATCTTCTGGTCAATGCTATCCACCTAGTCCTG CAGGCCTTTCAGGCATACATGTGGACAAATCAGTAGAGTTTTCATATCAAGAACTTGCTGAATCGACTGATAACTTTAGCATTTCAAATAAGATTGGAGAAGGTGGCTTTGGGGCCGTCTATTATGCTGAGCTGCGAGGAAAG AAAGCAGCAATTAAGCGAATGAATAGGGAAGGAAGAACAGAATTTCTCGCTGAACTGAAAATTTTGACGCGTGTTCATCACCTGAACCTG ATCTTGCAAGTTTTTACAAAATCTCTTAGGACTTCATCAGCATTTAGCATTCCCATGCCTGGAATAGTTGATTGGTTAGAAGGAAATGTAAAGAGAGTGCTTCTCTCACTCAAA GTTTCCTTGATAGGGTATTGTGTTGAGAGGTCCCTCTTCCTTGTATACGAATTCATTGAGAACGGTAATCTAAGCCAACATCTTCGTG GGAGAGACGTATTGACATGGTCAACACGGGTGCAAATTGCAATGGATTCAGCCAGAGGTCTTGAGTATATACACGAGCACACCGTCCCTTTTTACATCCATCGTGATGTTAAATCAGCAAATATTCTGATAAACAAGAACTTTCATGCAAAG ATTGGAGATTTTGGCTTATCAAAACTTGTTGAAAGTGGAAATCCAACTTTGCATACGCGTTTTATGGGTACATTTGGATACATGCCACCAGAGTAA
- the LOC107012101 gene encoding lysM domain receptor-like kinase 3 isoform X3 codes for MKYFNCNQLQNYNLFFFFQSSTRMILLRRRSITILVLIYLFSNCTTCYSTSCINGCDLALASFFIWPESNLPLINQLFDNISYSDILDWNTQITSTFILTESRVNVPFRCDCLNNGEFLGHVFSYNVSANETYDLIATRRYSSLTNKELLMRDNSYPDKIIPDHVTLKVTVNCSCGNKHVSKDYGLFITYPMRPGENLSYIALVTNTSSKLIEMYNPMVNFSAGSGLLYIPGRDKLGNYPPISTRKGSSGKTIAALAVASLAGVLLLVGIIYVGIYRRKEQKVAANIPASSGQCYPPSPAGLSGIHVDKSVEFSYQELAESTDNFSISNKIGEGGFGAVYYAELRGKKAAIKRMNREGRTEFLAELKILTRVHHLNLVSLIGYCVERSLFLVYEFIENGNLSQHLRGRDVLTWSTRVQIAMDSARGLEYIHEHTVPFYIHRDVKSANILINKNFHAKIGDFGLSKLVESGNPTLHTRFMGTFGYMPPE; via the exons ATGAAGTACTTCAACTGCAATCAGTTGCAAAACtacaaccttttttttttctttcaatcttCAACAAGAATGATACTCCTAAGAAGAAGATCAATAACAATCCTAGTCCTGATTTACTTGTTCTCAAATTGCACAACATGTTACTCCACTAGTTGCATAAATGGCTGTGATTTAGCTTTAGCTTCCTTCTTCATCTGGCCCGAATCGAATCTCCCTTTAATAAACCAACTATTTGACAATATCTCATACAGTGATATCCTTGACTGGAATACTCAAATCACAAGCACGTTTATCCTAACCGAATCCAGAGTTAACGTTCCCTTTCGTTGTGATTGCCTTAATAATGGTGAGTTTCTGGGCCATGTATTTTCGTATAATGTTAGTGCCAATGAGACTTATGATCTCATTGCAACAAGGCGCTATTCAAGTTTGACGAATAAGGAGTTGTTGATGAGGGATAATAGCTATCCGGATAAAATTATACCGGATCATGTGACCTTGAAAGTGACTGTGAATTGCTCCTGTGGGAATAAACATGTGTCAAAGGATTATGGATTGTTTATCACGTATCCGATGAGGCCAGGGGAAAATTTGAGCTATATCGCGTTGGTGACTAATACTAGCTCCAAGCTGATAGAAATGTACAATCCAATGGTGAATTTCAGTGCTGGCAGCGGATTGTTGTACATTCCAGGCAGAG ATAAACTGGGGAATTATCCACCTATATCAACCAG AAAAG GTTCATCAGGTAAAACAATAGCTGCATTAGCAGTGGCTTCACTAGCTGGAGTTTTGTTATTGGTAGGCATCATTTATGTGGGAATTTATAGAAGAAAGGAACAAAAGGTTGCAGCAAACATCCCAGCATCTTCTGGTCAATGCTATCCACCTAGTCCTG CAGGCCTTTCAGGCATACATGTGGACAAATCAGTAGAGTTTTCATATCAAGAACTTGCTGAATCGACTGATAACTTTAGCATTTCAAATAAGATTGGAGAAGGTGGCTTTGGGGCCGTCTATTATGCTGAGCTGCGAGGAAAG AAAGCAGCAATTAAGCGAATGAATAGGGAAGGAAGAACAGAATTTCTCGCTGAACTGAAAATTTTGACGCGTGTTCATCACCTGAACCTG GTTTCCTTGATAGGGTATTGTGTTGAGAGGTCCCTCTTCCTTGTATACGAATTCATTGAGAACGGTAATCTAAGCCAACATCTTCGTG GGAGAGACGTATTGACATGGTCAACACGGGTGCAAATTGCAATGGATTCAGCCAGAGGTCTTGAGTATATACACGAGCACACCGTCCCTTTTTACATCCATCGTGATGTTAAATCAGCAAATATTCTGATAAACAAGAACTTTCATGCAAAG ATTGGAGATTTTGGCTTATCAAAACTTGTTGAAAGTGGAAATCCAACTTTGCATACGCGTTTTATGGGTACATTTGGATACATGCCACCAGAGTAA